In Sebastes umbrosus isolate fSebUmb1 chromosome 15, fSebUmb1.pri, whole genome shotgun sequence, the genomic window GAGCCTTATTGGGGACAGAGATGTAGCAAAGGATTTACTTGACCAGGTAGATACTATTACTCGATTTACATTAGAATTTTGGTTTAAATTGGTACGGAAATATGGATTAGAGAAGGAGCTCAGATTACTTCGATGGATAGCCTATGACAGAAATTTTATCCCTGGCACTCTTGACCAGAGATTCAAACAATGGATTCCAATTGGTGTAACAGCATTATGTACAGTAATAAAAGATGGGAATGTTATGAGTTTTCAGGAACTGAAACAAAACTATTCATTGAGCAACCAGGACCATTTTAGATATCTGCAATTAAGGGACTTTTATGACAGAGACATAAAGCACAATGTCAATTTAGATAAAAATGGGATAGTAAGAACCATAATTGGAGTTTataattcaaaaaaatataggATAATATCTACATTATATCAGTGCCTAATGGAGAGAAGGGGAAATACAACATCGTATGTAAAGCTGAAATGGGAAAAAGAATTAGGTGTCACTATCACAGAAGATGAATGGTTACATATCTGGAGAACACAACAGTCCACAACATCTTCACGTACATGGAGAGAACACTGTTGGAAGAATGTAATTAGATTTTTTATAACACcccaaattacaaataaatacgtGTCTGTAGCACAACCTTGCTGGAGAAGATGTGGGGCCATGAATGTAGACCATTCACATATATTTTGGCTTTGTCCTGAAGTTGCAcaattttggggaaatgttcaTAAGGTTATCTGCAAAATTTTGGGCTATGTTATACCCAAGTCATGTTTGGTACTATATTTTGGCAATATGACTGGAAATACTGTGTTAAGAGAAGACAGATACCTGTTGAAAGTGTTGTTGGCGGCCTGTAAGAAGGCCATTACGAAGAGATGGTGTAAGGCAGAACCACCTACGCAAGATGAATGGCTGAAAATTGTGAATGAAATATATGATATGGAACTGTTAACCCATAGGATAAGAACACAAGAGGAGCAATGTCGAGAGAAGTGGGAGAAATGGACAATGTTTACATGTCAACGACAGGATGAGGAAATTAACCATTGAATATGTCATAGTAATAAGAAAACTTTATAGAGACAGGGCAATCTATATCctttcatgttttctgttttgttatattgttctatgtgtgtgttgtctttctgtcatggaaaagcaataaaaacaaagtatcaaaaaaaaaaaaagtatgattaTAGTGCAGCAGAAGTGTGAATAATGAGAGTTAATGTGCTGCGTAAAGTGTAGCCATATACtaatatgtgtgtctgtgtgcgccACCAGCACATcataataatagcagtaataatagtaattggTAGCCTATTGTTGTTGAGTAATGGgcatattttaaaatgatgacAGTGGTAAGGTAAATAGCcccaatattatatattatattaatataattatcaTTGTTGTTCTCATGTGGTCAGTCTCACTTCCTCTGAGCTCCAAACATACTATtgattttatatgttttaaccCACACTAAAAATACAGAGAATCTATAAAGACATGATTCATAATGACATGTTTGTCCTGTGAAAACCACTGTAGATTTGGATTTCTTTCTGATAAACTAAAGCGTTTGTGGGTTGAGAAACTTCTCCTACTTCTTAAgcaaaataaactatttaaaaacacacattattgtGATAAAGTTGAGAAAACAGCTGATGTTCTTCTTGCACAGGAGAAGCTGACGTTTGCAGGACAGCAACGTACAGTAGGCCTAATATCTTCATATCTGAAGACTGGAAAGTAGGTAATTTTGCATGATGCTTCATGTCCCTATACCCAACTTTACAGTTGGTAGACACAGACTGGAAGATGGCCTTTACCAGGAAGGTTCCTGTTTTGTTCAGGAGTTGAAGATGGGGTAATTGCAGCATCCTGTGCCTACTTTGATTTTGACTCGGCTTACCCACCCTTCATGAAGAATACACTACCCTTTCTCCAACGTACTATACTGAACATTACTGTGGTGGGTGAAAAGCCCCTATACCAGTCACTGTGACCCGAATGATCAATCTACTCTATTAAAAATGCCACGACCgtatagaccaggggtcagcaacctttactataaaaagagccattttaggcaaaaaaaaaaaaaagaaaatctgtctgaagctgcaaaacattatacagctttgtcacagtttatagtctactgttagtctaatgcagtgagggccaaagtacAAATGTACAATTAGGGTAttagtattagggtcacattgagggaaaaaaaacacagagatttcgagaataaagtcatattacgggaaaaaagtcgtaactttacgagaaaaaaagtcgtaatataacgagaataaagtcataatattttgagaaaaaagtcgtaatattacgagaataaagtcatagtattacaagaaaaaagtcgtaatattacgagaataaagtcatagtattacaagaaaaaagtcgtaatattacgagaataaagtcatagtattacaagaaaaaagtcggaatattacgagaataaagtcgtaactttacaagaaaaaagttgctatataacgagaataaagtcataatatgaaaaaaggcataactttacgagaaaaaaggaaaaataacacgtcactactttataatactatgattttattctcataatattacgacttttttcacgtaaactttattttcgtaatattatgactttattcttgaaatctctgatttattttttttcttcaatgtggccctaatactccatcgacctacaacaatgataaataaaaatgaaaatttaaacaaaaaagcaGTTATTTAGTTCCactaatttaaaaaatcctCAGGGATCCACTGGAAAGGGGCTAAAGAGCTggaggttgctgacccctggtatagacGTACAAGGTATAGAAGAACCACCTTCACCTTAATGACATTGCTTCCACATATTGGTCTAATTAATGCCCACGAAGCCAACTTTAATATAACTTGTGGACTAAATAACAGTAAGCCAACTTTAATATAACTTGTGGACTAAATAACAGTAAGCCAACTTTAATATAACTTGTGGACTAAATAACAGTAAGCCAACTTTTACATTATTCAAATCTTTCAGGCATCATGTGTATCATTAACATAGGTAGCGTGTGCTACGTGTGCTATCTGATAGCGAGCATCATGATAAAAACAAGTGTTTGTCACTGGGGCAGTAACCTCTTTAAGGCCACATTTGTACCATTTCCAAGGGTACATTTAAGTCCTAGAGAATGAAGGTCCATTTTTGTCCCCAGGGGTACATATTTGGCCCCATAAGGTACAATCGGTAAAGGTACTAAAATGCACCCTTGTTAAAGGGTACAATGGGTGAACCTTTGAGGGTACTGCCCCAGTGAAGAGCTGTTGGACCCCTAAAGGTACAAACTTAGCACATTATTTCTGACAGTGTACCCACCCAAAACTTATATTAGTTTCATTATGTTCCCAGCAGTCTGTCAAACCACTTTTGGTAGGGTGAGTTTCATAATGCCCCtggagattaaagtggcagtaggcagtatatttttggcatcattgggcaaaaagtccataataacctttcagcatattgtaattcaagtgttctgagagaaaactaaacttctacacctcctcatggctctgttttcaggctttagaaaatctagcccgtgacgggagactttggctgCATCCCAAAGTTCTTAATTTTcatttcctcgctcctcgatcctcgcttgaaccggaagttgttctggtgcgccatcTTGAAGACTGTTCCAAAGCTCATATTACTgcatcgaggatcgaggatcgaggatcgaggatcgaggattgaggatcgaggatcgaggaggcttgtctgtgttaactgtagctctgaacagcagcagaaggacctgcagtatctctccttcacacaccgccAGTGAAGCAGCCTGACACTGACAGGGGTTTATAAAACCTGACAAACTAAGTTAAAATAACTTTCTGCATGTACTagaaagatttttcttttcatgatctgttatttcccccgttaacttttattaatgattctattaaagtcagagagagtaggagagtctgtctgtcagcaacaaacaccttttacataatTTATCCTCATTTTCATTCAGTCAAATGAGGCTAATAATCCCTGAACGTCGGTTTGATacgagttacatcatttacattttccctctAGCCTAATAAAcaatgtccagtgttcaaaaaacaccatagtcatattctgggttattaaatgatgaactcacaatcagaataatattaactacagacgctaataatgaatatataatataaagatattgttccagtagagatggttcctggtcctctaagcaggactcagtccacagtagaaatacagactgcagcttgcacttgtctttattagtattagtacagttcagacataaacagctgttaaagtccactgacagctgatccagctgtgatcagctgctgctgtcatcagaaactgACGTTGCTTCACGTGatgcttcagaggaaacaaccGTCTTATGTCTCTTAAACCgtatttccttgtttcctctgtcttcgcatggtttccttgcgtctctccatgcttctCTGGTGGGaaggactaagacgcaaggatgAGACGCAAGTGAGGGTCACGGGGAttcaattaagagctttgggttTGCAGCCTTTGAccgatcacaggtcatttcattgagagagcgttcctattggctgtgctccggtcatgtgactgaaaCTTGGCGGACCTTCACCAAATTTCACCATGGCGGTGGCGtttcaaactttctcattttacagctaaaccgtgcactacaagacgagtctgaaaacatttgaggagagaaataggcattaacgtaacataatattgattcatatttgatcagcgaagcctagtttgaccgtttggtcggagttcgagagtgattgacaTCCGGCTCTCATCCGGGATATTTTGCCAAAGATGCTTTGGCATCACTTTTGTACAATGGGAAGCAGTGTAGAGGCCTCGTCTATTTCTAGAATTGGcctattgttgttattgttattattaatttaaatctTTACAGAACGCATTACACATATTAAAGTGGCCAGAAGAACTCTTGTAATGAGTGTGAGACTGTAACCTCTCTCTCAGTGAATATTGGAGCtgtgcctctgctgctgctgcacctgctgtgtgtgtgcgtgtgtgcgtgcgtgtgtgcgtgtgatgcTGCTGCATCGGATTGTGAAtccctcccatctctctctgacGCGCCTCTTTAGTTTGTTTGGTtacagctattattattattttttaaagcatgtaTTCTTTCCAGTGCAGCAGGTCAAATAATAATCCTTAATTTCCTTcttaatgttgaatataaagTTTGGGTTGTCTGCTTCTTATCAGCGCTGCAGACTGAGAGACGGATTAACCGCAACTCTTGTGCCAGATTTATTTTACTTAACTGGATGCATGTTTAACCTTGTGGATTTAACCTTGTGGATTTATTGATgagatgattttctttttttccttttttattgtcACAGTCTGGAGCAGGAGGACGAATATGATGACCTAGAGTCGCCGgaggtaaatgttttttttttttttttttttttttaactctttttttcaCCCTGATTATTGGCAAAAAGCTTCTCCTGTCCTATACTCCGTTTTTATAATCCTGTAGATTTCACCAtctatttttcttgttttgttgtgaAATTTCTTCAACAATAAATGCGATCTAATCAGAGACGAAAATCTCATTTTATTGGTGGTTATTTGCGGGCACAGAAGAGATTCAAACAGCCACATAGAGAGAAAAAATTCTGAAtttcaaagtttaaaaagtaatagactttgaatttcttttttacttATGATATGTTAGTATAATGACAGGTAAAATCTatacgtttgtgcagaaaatgtTTCTAAATAATAATGTCTGGGTGGATCTTGGACACTTGCGTACAAACCCCACCCCTCCATCACAGATATGCCAATCAATGATCGATATCTAGCGCAGCAATGAGCATTCAACTAGTTTATCATCACCCTCAGATACTCCGATACCTGTTTACTCATTATAACAGGAATAGAAGCAGATTCACTCTCTGATCAggtaggacaaaaaaaaaacatgaatacatttaaacttATATAACTTttcatactaataataataataataataataattattattattattagtattatgagtaatagtattaatagtaatataaataatgataatactgttattatggattttattattaatttaactgACAGCATAATTTCCATTGATTTTAGGTTATATTTTGGTTAATAAATGACTGGAAATATTACTACAGGAATCAAGTTAAGATaacaataatgatgataatgatgtatcattattatattatatcattattattataattttgtattattgATTACAACAATTAGAATAAATTGAAagcttttgcttttttaaatactcaATCCTCAACCATGAGAGAATTAATGCAATCTGTTTTTTAATGATTGGCAGCTGTATTGGTTCCAATATAAAAATGCGTTTATGGAGATGAAGTTTATGGATTGAGCTCTCCTCTACCAAACTGCCTCATTTGCTTTTGATGATTAGCCTGTagctttaaacaaacaaatatgacAGTTTATAAGAGTTTCCCTCAATGTACACACAGTGGTttaagaagtattcagatcattcaCTTTAGTAAAAAATAGAAATtcctgtgaaaatactccactaaaTATAAGTACAAGTATTTAAGTATGATCAGCAACatttacttaaagtatcaaatctaaaaatatccataatgctgaaaaataacaacaattttGTTGTGTGTTATTATGTATGCTGGATTGTtgtattattactgatgcattccTGTGCAattagcattttactgttgtagttggtgAAGTTATTTGAACTATCATGTTGggtaatttattatattttgcatACAAAACATGATGTAGTTATGTATTATAAATCCATCATGTTATATGTAAAATCTTAGTCTGCAAAGTAActtgtaactaaagctgtcagataaatgtagtggagtaaaaagcacCATATTTCGAGCTGAACAGTAGTGGAGttgaagtagcataaaatgtagTACCTCAGATTTGTACTTaatacttgaataaatgtacttagttacatttcacCTCTGACTACactctcttgtgttttttgtcacACACAATCACAGGCATCACACAGCCAAGATGTTTTCAAAGGTGAAGGTGCTCATTGTCGTGCTGGGTGTGACCAGCATGTCTGTGTTCTGGAGAGTGTACATGACGCCGCCACGCTCGCCGCCACGCTCGCCGCCACGCTCGCCGCCACGCTCGCCGCCTTGGGACGGAATCCCCTGTGCTTGTGACAGCTGTTTATCTGAAGATGATCCCTGGTTCACTCAGCGTTTCAACAAATCTGTTGAACCGTTTCTGTCAGCAAACCACAATCTGTCAGAGGACGCTTTCAACTGGTGGAAGGTAAACTGTGACCTTGTTCAGTCTCTCAACCAGCAGTTCAAATCAGTGTCAAGCAGTAAAATACAATTTCACTGAACAGTTATCATAGTGGCAAAACTTCAGCTCTGTTCTGTTTTAGTTAGACCACTTCTTCTCAATGGTGGCAGTAGAAAGGTGTCTGACTCGTATCTGTGCACTAACTTCTTTATCCACAGGTACGCTATGTTACAGACAGGACTCTGGGAATAATAGTGATGTTAGTGTAatttaaagtggaaaaaaatatcattaaacctacacaaaatgttgttgaattaatttttactttacttaaatggacagtgtgtagaatttggaAATCTAGTGgtgagattgcagattgcaaccaactgggtacccctccactcactcctcccctTCCAAGACTGCGgaaacgtgagctgccgagtgtaaaaccgtggtaacgctgtttgcctcgctcagaggccatcctaaCCATAAcacagcccattctcattcccagagcgttaccaaataccgaggctttgccACGGTTCAGTACTGCCGCACACGACACCccttagcgccggtatgaaatgCATCGGGCGTTACATCAAatgcaacagtaaacgctccgagaaagtgtgccgggagtgtggtggtgtagtttaaaaagtgaaagagacacGCAGAGTGGGCGGAAGGGgaggttgatgggtccaacaaacacaaggctgtcATCAAGGGTGACGCCAGCCAAGGGGTGGTATGTGACGATCCCGTAAAATGTCACACACAGTTCCTTTAAAGCAAACAATCACCAGTTAGAGTAATTTATGATCACATTATACTgaattataacagtgattataatctATTACAACCGCaggaattataatacactatgaaaaatgtcagtgagtgaccagcaattataaagtattatgatacttgaccttataagtcattataaaatgcctTATAAcgtgttatgattattgttatacagcattatgaatatgtatgagtgcttataactataattatagaGTGCTATAAGAAGATTATAacgcattataagtatgtttataatccattatagacatgggcgtcatagaaagACTCATTTATTTCTATGTTACACGTTCTACACATGTGCAGTAAACAACTTTACAATAACCAATAAActatcaataaaacaaattaacctTGATCCTCTGTTTGTTTATAGGAAAATACCTGAACTGTATTCATTAAgaagaaaatgtaaacatttcacAATATAGGCCagtatttcaaaaatatttttggctACTTACAGACAACCTCTGacaatttgtttatttagtaCAACTCATGACTGCTCTAACAGTCATCTATGTTCTGTTTGGCTGACAGCAGTTACAGGCTGAAGGACGCAGCTTCAGTACCTACAGAAGAACAGTGGACAGGCTGTTCCAGATGTTCCCACCCAGTCCAGTTGTTATAGAACCCAGACCTGACCGCTGCAGGACTTGTGCTGTGGTGGGGAACTCTGGGAATCTGAAGAGATCACATCATGGACCTCTCATAGATTTCCATGACGTCGTCATACGGTAAATCCTCCAGATAAAGAAAGCTGTTTTAAtctattattgtcttttgtCCCTTCTGAAAAAAACTCCACAATGATTTAAGACAGTGGGACAAACATGAAAGTTTTTTCTCAAGTCATAAATTTCAAGCAGTGACATGAAATCTATTTCTAGAATGAACACTGGTCGTATCAAAGGTTATGAAGCAGATGTTGGGAGCAGAACAACTCATCGGATCATGTATCCAGAGAGCGCTGTGGATTTAGATAACTCCACCCATCTGGTGCTGGTTCCATTTAAGATACTGGATCTTGAGTGGATCACGAAGGCCCTCACCACCGGATTCTCTGGAAAGTGAGTCATATTTTTATGGACTATGTATATATGATCATTTGTCCCCAGTAGCCTATATAGTGTTCAGTATTAACCCTCATACAGGTATACTTTTTCttgtctattttcattttacacaatgTGCAAATTACctgtaactttcctaaaataatattctgttttttattttcttcagatgacattacttacataactaataatgttttgagaagaaataagatTACATTTTGCTATgctggttgtttcttacagtagttaATTCGGTCAGTatccttgtatgttaaataggttggttATTTCattccagtatttttcatttcaaaattccCCTTTGGAAAAAGCCAATCACATATCTGCTCTGTCCTGTTTGTTTAGATTGACAAAACGaccaactggaaaaaaaaacattgagctagctttgagctaaatgttaaaGTCAACATGCTAATGTGCTCACATTGACAAATGCTACTACAGTATGATGATCATTAGCATGTATCATGTTAACcatattcatcattttatttcagCGTGTTtgaatgctaacatttgctaatttgcacttgatgggaatg contains:
- the LOC119503717 gene encoding CMP-N-acetylneuraminate-beta-galactosamide-alpha-2,3-sialyltransferase 1-like isoform X2, which codes for MFSKVKVLIVVLGVTSMSVFWRVYMTPPRSPPRDGIPCACDSCLSEDDPWFTQRFNKSVEPFLSANHNLSEDAFNWWKQLQAEGRSFSTYRRTVDRLFQMFPPSPVVIEPRPDRCRTCAVVGNSGNLKRSHHGPLIDFHDVVIRMNTGRIKGYEADVGSRTTHRIMYPESAVDLDNSTHLVLVPFKILDLEWITKALTTGFSGKSYMPVKSNIKANKDLVMVMNPAFMRYVHDMWLQKKGRYPSTGFLALILALHICDEVHVFGYGADSDGNWSHYWEKLKDRKLKTGVHPGNHEYGVIQELAMQRKLTFYQGW
- the LOC119503717 gene encoding CMP-N-acetylneuraminate-beta-galactosamide-alpha-2,3-sialyltransferase 1-like isoform X3, translated to MFSKVKVLIVVLGVTSMSVFWRVYMTPPRSPPRDGIPCACDSCLSEDDPWFTQRFNKSVEPFLSANHNLSEDAFNWWKLQAEGRSFSTYRRTVDRLFQMFPPSPVVIEPRPDRCRTCAVVGNSGNLKRSHHGPLIDFHDVVIRMNTGRIKGYEADVGSRTTHRIMYPESAVDLDNSTHLVLVPFKILDLEWITKALTTGFSGKSYMPVKSNIKANKDLVMVMNPAFMRYVHDMWLQKKGRYPSTGFLALILALHICDEVHVFGYGADSDGNWSHYWEKLKDRKLKTGVHPGNHEYGVIQELAMQRKLTFYQGW
- the LOC119503717 gene encoding CMP-N-acetylneuraminate-beta-galactosamide-alpha-2,3-sialyltransferase 1-like isoform X1, which gives rise to MFSKVKVLIVVLGVTSMSVFWRVYMTPPRSPPRSPPRSPPRSPPWDGIPCACDSCLSEDDPWFTQRFNKSVEPFLSANHNLSEDAFNWWKQLQAEGRSFSTYRRTVDRLFQMFPPSPVVIEPRPDRCRTCAVVGNSGNLKRSHHGPLIDFHDVVIRMNTGRIKGYEADVGSRTTHRIMYPESAVDLDNSTHLVLVPFKILDLEWITKALTTGFSGKSYMPVKSNIKANKDLVMVMNPAFMRYVHDMWLQKKGRYPSTGFLALILALHICDEVHVFGYGADSDGNWSHYWEKLKDRKLKTGVHPGNHEYGVIQELAMQRKLTFYQGW